A genomic region of Pseudomonas migulae contains the following coding sequences:
- a CDS encoding CaiB/BaiF CoA transferase family protein, with protein sequence MLGPLASLKVLDFSTLLPGPFASLLLADMGAEVLRIESPTRMDLLRVLPPHDQGVSASHAYLNRNKRSLALDLKQPEALEVVKQLLQDYDIVLEQFRPGVMERLGLGYEALKAINPKLIYVSITGYGQTGPYKDRAGHDINYLALAGLASYTGRAESGPLPLGMQVADVAGGSLHGVIGLLAAVIARQQTGLGQHLDVSMTDCAFSLNAMAGAGYLACGEEPGREDQMLNGGSFYDYYRSRDGRWLSVGSLEPAFMKQLCTALGLEELAALGLSPQPAQQKKLKDALKTEFEKHDFAELCALFAELDACVEPVLSLGETIQHPQLKAREVVTDVPRGDGTSQTQMACPLKFSEGLPEPRHIGAALGQHTDQVLGELGFGAERIAELRRAKVIL encoded by the coding sequence ATGCTCGGCCCACTGGCATCACTCAAGGTTCTGGATTTCTCGACACTGCTGCCGGGGCCGTTCGCCTCGCTGTTACTGGCCGACATGGGCGCCGAGGTGTTGCGCATCGAATCGCCGACCCGCATGGACCTGCTGCGCGTGCTACCGCCCCATGACCAGGGCGTATCGGCCAGCCACGCCTACCTCAATCGCAACAAGCGCAGCCTCGCGCTGGACCTCAAGCAGCCCGAGGCGCTTGAAGTCGTCAAGCAGTTGCTGCAGGACTACGACATTGTCCTGGAACAATTCCGCCCCGGCGTAATGGAACGCCTGGGTCTGGGGTATGAAGCGTTGAAGGCGATCAACCCGAAGCTGATCTACGTGTCGATCACCGGTTATGGCCAAACAGGTCCCTACAAGGACCGCGCCGGCCACGACATCAATTACCTGGCGCTGGCGGGGCTGGCGAGCTACACCGGCCGCGCCGAGAGCGGGCCATTGCCCTTGGGCATGCAAGTGGCGGATGTCGCTGGTGGCTCGCTGCACGGCGTGATAGGGCTGCTGGCCGCGGTGATCGCCCGGCAGCAGACCGGGTTGGGACAGCATCTGGATGTGAGCATGACCGACTGCGCGTTCAGCCTGAATGCCATGGCTGGCGCGGGTTATCTGGCCTGCGGCGAAGAACCGGGCAGGGAAGATCAGATGCTCAATGGCGGTAGCTTTTACGACTATTACCGTTCGCGCGATGGCCGCTGGTTATCGGTGGGCAGTCTGGAGCCGGCTTTCATGAAGCAACTGTGCACGGCGCTTGGGCTGGAAGAGTTGGCGGCCCTGGGGTTGTCGCCTCAACCTGCGCAGCAAAAGAAGCTCAAGGACGCGCTGAAGACCGAATTCGAGAAGCATGACTTTGCCGAGTTGTGTGCGCTGTTTGCCGAACTGGATGCCTGCGTGGAACCGGTTCTGAGTTTGGGCGAGACGATTCAGCATCCGCAGTTAAAGGCTCGGGAGGTGGTGACCGACGTGCCGCGGGGGGACGGGACGAGCCAGACGCAGATGGCGTGTCCGTTGAAGTTTTCCGAGGGTTTGCCCGAGCCTCGGCATATTGGCGCGGCACTGGGGCAGCATACGGATCAGGTGTTGGGGGAGTTGGGGTTTGGGGCTGAGCGGATTGCCGAGTTGCGGCGTGCCAAGGTGATTCTCTAG
- a CDS encoding dicarboxylate/amino acid:cation symporter, whose product MTTRQPLYKSLYFQVIVAIAIGILLGHFYPQTGVALKPLGDGFIKLIKMIIAPIIFCTVVSGIAGMQNMKSVGKTGGYALLYFEIVSTIALLVGLVVVNIVQPGNGMHIDVTTLDASKVAQYVAAGADQSVVGFLLNVIPSTIVGAFATGDILQVLMFSVIFGFALHRLGAYGKPILDFIDRFAHVMFNIINMIMKLAPIGAFGAMAFTIGAYGVGSLVQLGQLMACFYITCLLFILIVLGGIARAHGFSVLKMIRYIREELLIVLGTSSSESVLPRMLIKMERLGAKKSVVGLVIPTGYSFNLDGTAIYLTMAAVFIAQATDTHMDITHQITLLVVLLLSSKGAAGVTGSGFIVLAATLSAVGHLPVAGLALILGIDRFMSEARALTNLVGNAVATIVVAKWVKELDTDVLQAELASGGRGIAEEREEDDLGVAEGPTPSNVK is encoded by the coding sequence ATGACGACTCGTCAGCCACTGTACAAATCCCTGTATTTCCAGGTGATCGTTGCCATCGCCATCGGCATCCTGCTTGGTCACTTCTATCCGCAGACCGGTGTAGCCCTCAAGCCATTGGGTGACGGGTTCATCAAACTGATCAAAATGATCATCGCCCCTATCATCTTCTGCACCGTCGTCAGCGGTATCGCCGGCATGCAGAACATGAAGTCGGTCGGCAAGACCGGCGGTTACGCGCTGCTCTACTTCGAAATCGTTTCGACCATCGCTTTGCTGGTCGGCCTGGTGGTGGTCAACATCGTCCAGCCGGGCAACGGCATGCACATCGACGTGACCACGCTGGATGCCTCGAAAGTGGCTCAGTATGTTGCAGCAGGTGCTGATCAAAGCGTGGTTGGCTTCCTGCTGAACGTGATCCCGTCCACCATCGTCGGCGCGTTCGCCACGGGCGATATCCTGCAAGTGCTGATGTTCTCGGTGATCTTCGGTTTCGCCCTGCATCGCCTGGGTGCCTACGGCAAGCCGATCCTGGACTTCATCGATCGCTTCGCCCACGTGATGTTCAACATCATCAACATGATCATGAAGCTCGCGCCGATCGGTGCCTTCGGTGCCATGGCGTTCACCATCGGTGCCTACGGTGTCGGTTCGCTGGTGCAACTGGGTCAGTTGATGGCCTGCTTCTACATCACTTGCCTGCTGTTCATCCTGATCGTGCTGGGCGGTATCGCTCGCGCTCATGGCTTCAGCGTTCTGAAAATGATCCGCTACATCCGTGAAGAGCTGCTGATCGTGCTGGGTACTTCTTCTTCGGAATCGGTATTGCCACGCATGCTGATCAAGATGGAGCGTCTGGGCGCGAAGAAATCCGTCGTGGGTCTGGTGATCCCGACCGGTTACTCGTTCAACCTCGACGGTACTGCGATCTACCTGACCATGGCGGCTGTGTTCATCGCTCAAGCGACTGACACCCACATGGACATCACTCACCAGATCACCCTGCTGGTGGTGTTGCTGCTGTCCTCCAAAGGCGCCGCAGGCGTAACCGGTTCGGGCTTCATCGTACTGGCCGCCACGCTGTCCGCCGTTGGCCACCTGCCGGTTGCCGGCCTGGCGCTGATCCTCGGTATCGACCGTTTCATGTCCGAAGCCCGTGCATTGACCAACCTGGTCGGCAACGCCGTTGCCACCATCGTTGTGGCCAAGTGGGTCAAGGAACTGGACACCGATGTACTGCAGGCCGAGCTGGCTTCCGGCGGTCGCGGTATCGCCGAAGAGCGTGAAGAAGACGACCTGGGTGTGGCCGAAGGCCCAACCCCAAGCAACGTCAAGTAA
- a CDS encoding Yip1 family protein, with the protein MIHHVVGLFTHPDQEWKEIRGDQEESISHMYLTHTLILAAIPAVSAFIGTTQVGWVIGNRAPVMLTTESALWMTIMSYLAMLGGVAVMGAFIHWMARTYDANPSLARCVAFATYTATPLFIGGLAALYPHMWLGMIVGTAAICYTVYLLYVGLPTFMNIPSDEGFLFSSSVLAVGLVVLVAIMAFTVIVWGLGVGPVYTN; encoded by the coding sequence ATGATCCATCACGTAGTGGGGCTCTTCACCCACCCCGACCAGGAATGGAAAGAAATCCGTGGCGACCAAGAGGAAAGCATCAGCCACATGTACCTGACCCACACGTTGATTCTGGCGGCGATCCCCGCCGTGTCGGCGTTTATCGGCACCACACAGGTCGGCTGGGTCATCGGCAATCGAGCGCCGGTGATGCTGACGACAGAGAGTGCGCTATGGATGACGATCATGTCGTACCTGGCGATGCTCGGCGGCGTTGCCGTGATGGGCGCGTTCATCCACTGGATGGCGCGCACCTATGACGCCAATCCGAGCCTGGCCCGTTGCGTCGCGTTTGCGACCTATACCGCGACCCCGCTGTTCATTGGCGGCCTCGCGGCGCTGTACCCACACATGTGGCTGGGGATGATCGTCGGGACGGCGGCCATCTGCTACACGGTGTACCTGCTGTATGTGGGGCTACCCACTTTCATGAACATTCCATCAGACGAGGGATTCCTGTTTTCAAGTTCGGTGCTCGCCGTAGGCCTGGTGGTGCTGGTGGCCATCATGGCGTTCACGGTGATTGTCTGGGGACTCGGCGTGGGGCCGGTCTATACCAATTAG
- a CDS encoding SprT family zinc-dependent metalloprotease produces the protein MLEQLNTRVEDCFQQAESFFKRTFKRPVVSLKLRGQKAGVAHLHENLLRFNPQLYRENTEDFLKQTVAHEVAHLIAHQLFGDRIQPHGEEWQLIMRGVYELPPNRCHTYDVKRRSVTRYIYRCPCADSDFPFSAQRHSLVRQGRRYLCRRCRSTLVFSGEMRVE, from the coding sequence ATGCTCGAGCAACTCAATACCCGCGTCGAAGACTGTTTCCAACAAGCCGAATCCTTTTTCAAACGAACCTTCAAACGCCCCGTGGTGAGTCTCAAGCTGCGCGGGCAAAAAGCCGGTGTCGCGCATTTGCACGAGAACCTGCTGCGCTTCAATCCGCAGTTGTACCGGGAAAACACCGAAGACTTCCTCAAACAGACCGTGGCCCACGAGGTGGCGCACCTGATTGCTCATCAGCTGTTTGGCGATCGCATTCAGCCCCACGGTGAAGAGTGGCAATTGATCATGCGCGGCGTGTATGAATTGCCGCCTAATCGTTGCCACACCTATGACGTCAAGCGTCGCAGCGTGACCCGCTATATCTACAGGTGCCCGTGCGCCGATAGCGATTTCCCGTTTTCGGCGCAGCGACATAGCCTGGTGCGGCAGGGGCGGCGGTATTTGTGTCGCCGATGCCGGAGCACGTTGGTGTTCAGTGGGGAGATGCGGGTCGAGTAG